The Meiothermus sp. CFH 77666 region GATCGCCCGGCGCTACGTGGCGGGGGGCGTGAGGGAGGCGATGGAAGAGAGACCGCGCCCCGGTCGGAGGCCGAAGATCACCGGGGAGGTAGAAGCGCGGCTGATCGCCCTGGCATGTGAAACGGTGGAGGAGGGCAGCGGTCAAAAAGGGCAGGCCCGGTGGACGCTGCGGCTGCTGGCGGACAAGCTGGTGGAGCTGGGGCTGGTGGACTCGATCAGCCATGTGGCGGTGATGAAACGGCTCAAAAAAATCAGCTCAAACCCTGGCAGGTCCAGAGCTGGTGCATCCCACCGCAGGCCAGCGCACCCTTCGTAGCCAGGATGGAGGATGTGCTGGAGGTCTACGCTAGATCCTATGACCCTGAGTACCCCCAGATCTGCCTGGATGAGAAGCGCAAGGAACTGCGTGACACCCCCCAGGGCCAACTACCTCCGGCACCGAACCAGCCTCGACGGGAGGACTACGAGTACACCCGCCAGGGTAGCGCCAGCATCCTCTTGTGGAACGAACCCCTGACCGGCA contains the following coding sequences:
- a CDS encoding helix-turn-helix domain-containing protein — encoded protein: MKQASTSRVHLSAEEREHLEQMVKKMACGARKYKRARTLLLLDRSQGEQRSGREVAELVDLRPGTVSQIARRYVAGGVREAMEERPRPGRRPKITGEVEARLIALACETVEEGSGQKGQARWTLRLLADKLVELGLVDSISHVAVMKRLKKISSNPGRSRAGASHRRPAHPS